One Fulvia fulva chromosome 12, complete sequence genomic region harbors:
- a CDS encoding Myo-inositol transporter 1 has translation MRREVADGHDAHEPLIRGSEEDLHHHDGDPGPTPNTSIRSAAPIVKFLTLSAGISGLLFGFDTGVISSTLVSIGSDLSGRPLTTTHKSLITAVTSLLALISAPFTGVFADKYGRKSVILVPALLFIVGALVQAIAQHVSVMVAGRALVGAAVGVASGAVPLYITELAPAELRGRLVTVQSLFITGGQVVAYLIGWGFAFLPHGWRWMVGSGAVPGLLQLFLIAWMPETPRWLLQTGQDGEARSVLNEVYAGLPEHDRALIVQNVLVSVQAEITAEDKAHSRSDSASGSSRFRDATKDLFAVPGNRRALIIACMLQGLQQLCGFNSLMYFSATIFSLVGFTSPIGTSSSVAVTNFALTLVAFNLIDTVGRRNILLRSIPFMVLGLLLCAVAFSFINMGDASAAGDVYNPNASSVWSIVLLISMIFFVASYAIGLGCVPWQQSELFPLRVRSLGSGLATATNWSSNFIIGMTFLPMMGILGASVTFTFYAVVCFVGWFLIWKIYPETAGLELEDIGELLKDGFGVQRSVREFQDRQRTKVVQSTVAEQ, from the exons ATGCGGCGGGAAGTTGCCGACGGACATGACGCCCATGAACCATTGATCCGCGGGAGTGAAGAAGATCTCCACCACCATGATGGAGACCCCGGACCAACCCCAAACACAAGTATCCGGAGCGCGGCTCCCATCGTCAAGTTCTTGACTCTTTCGGCCGGCATTTCTGGATTATTGTTTGGTTTCGATACCGGTGTGATATCGTCGACATTGGTCTCCATCGGATCCGATCTGTCAGGACGGCCGCTCACGACCACACACAAGAGTCTTATCACTGCAGTCACGAGTTTGCTGGCACTTATCTCGGCACCCTTTACTGGAGTGTTTGCCGATAAATATGGACGAAAGTCTGTCATTTTGGTACCTGCGCTGCTATTCATTGTTGGCGCTTTGGTGCAAGCCATCGCGCAACATGTATCGGTCATGGTCGCCGGGCGTGCCTTGGTCGGAGCAGCAGTCGGAGTGGCGTCTGGAGCAGTGCCGTTGTATATCACGGAGCTCGCACCTGCTGAGCTACGAGGAAGGCTCGTGACTGTACAATCGCTCTTCATTACTGGTGGTCAGGTGGTGGCGTACCTTATTGGCTGGGGATTTGCCTTTCTGCCTCATGGTTGGAGGTGGATGGTAGGCTCGGGAGCTGTTCCTGGCCTGTTACAGCTGTTTCTCATAGCCTGGATGCCAGAGACTCCAAGATGGTTATTGCAGACGGGACAAGATGGAGAAGCAAGGAGTGTACTCAACGAAGTCTATGCAGGTCTACCAGAGCACGACCGTGCGCTGATCGTGCAGAATGTGCTCGTCAGTGTACAAGCTGAGATCACTGCTGAAGACAAAGCACATTCAAGAAGCGACAGTGCTAGTGGTAGCAGCAGATTTCGAGATGCCACGAAGGACTTGTTTGCAGTGCCCGGAAACAGAAGAGCGCTAATCATCGCGTGCATGCTGCAGGGTCTGCAACAACTCTGCGGTTTC AACTCGCTCATGTACTTCAGCGCCACAATCTTCTCCTTGGTCGGCTTCACTTCACCCATCGGCACTTCATCATCCGTCGCAGTCACGAACTTCGCCTTGACACTCGTGGCCTTCAACCTGATCGACACCGTCGGACGTCGAAACATTCTGCTGAGAAGCATACCATTCATGGTTCTGGGTCTCCTCCTTTGCGCAGTCGCTTTCTCCTTCATCAACATGGGCGATGCCTCAGCAGCCGGCGACGTCTACAACCCAAATGCCTCTTCCGTGTGGTCGATTGTGCTCCTGATCAGTATGATCTTCTTCGTGGCTTCGTACGCTATAGGTCTCGGTTGTGTGCCTTGGCAGCAGTCTGAGCTGTTCCCCTTGCGTGTACGGTCTCTCGGAAGTGGGCTGGCCACAGCCACCAACTGGAGCAGTAACTTTATCATCGGCATGACCTTTCTGCCAATGATGGGTATACTGGGCGCCAGCGTTACCTTCACATTCTATGCTGTTGTGTGCTTTGTTGGCTGGTTCTTGATCTGGAAGATATACCCCGAGACCGCAGGTCTAGAGCTGGAGGACATTGGCGAGCTCTTGAAAGATGGATTTGGAGTGCAGAGAAGTGTGCGAGAGTTTCAAGACCGGCAAAGGACCAAGGTCGTGCAGAGCACTGTTGCAGAACAGTAA